In Populus alba chromosome 1, ASM523922v2, whole genome shotgun sequence, a single window of DNA contains:
- the LOC118045671 gene encoding uncharacterized protein — protein MEELGSMWDFGESFDELKQKLVYTTIELDSLKVEANEGLRKHKEDVKQLINHLKIAYQERDEAKGQLQKLLNKLMLFSTSELLPILPQAQPESPLVIPAKANSSITESNSLSDTYNHQSHGSSPVESLIDAVTSPDFSSINMAESSHMGFVNKALVQEYDGSIPTGLVASAMAKIDPADIVIDNFVKGKVLPQRGKLLQAVMDTGPLLQTLLLAGPLPRWRNPPPLQQFKIPVSFKGFETPNLTANSSCLAQHPFPSPSNIGLSRGSSQMCSASMLDFATCASGSGIGNGCLLSSGAMHQIPARKRQRFQ, from the exons ATGGAGGAGTTGGGTTCTATGTGGGATTTTGGAGAG AGCTTTGATGAATTGAAGCAGAAGCTTGTGTACACCACCATTGAATTAGATTCACTGAAAGTTGAAGCAAATGAAGGACTGAGGAAGCACAAGGAGGATGTTAAGCAATTAATTAATCACCTAAAGATTGCTTACCAAGAAAGAGACGAGGCCAAGGGTCAACTGCAAAAACTGCTCAATAAACTTATGCTTTTCAGTACTTCTGAATTACTGCCCATTCTTCCTCAAGCACAACCGGAAAGCCCCCTTGTGATTCCTGCTAAAGCAAATTCCAGTATAACTGAATCCAACAGCCTATCTGATACGTATAATCATCAATCACATGGCTCCTCCCCTGTGGAGTCCTTAATTGATGCAGTTACTTCACCAGATTTCTCCAGCATTAACATGGCAGAATCAAGTCACATGGGGTTTGTGAATAAGGCCTTGGTTCAAGAATATGATGGCTCTATACCAACAGGTTTAGTGGCTTCAGCAATGGCCAAGATTGATCCGGCCGATAttgtaattgataattttgtcaAAGGAAAAGTCTTACCACAGAGGGGAAAACTGTTGCAGGCTGTGATGGATACTGGTCCTCTTCTTCAAACACTTCTTCTTGCAGGTCCACTTCCGCGGTGGAGAAATCCGCCTCCGCTGCAGCAGTTCAAGATTCCTGTTTCTTTTAAGGGTTTTGAAACTCCAAACCTCACAGCAAATTCAAGCTGCCTTGCTCAGCATCCATTTCCTTCCCCGTCAAATATTGGGTTGTCTCGTGGATCTTCTCAAATGTGCTCAGCATCCATGTTAGATTTTGCTACTTGTGCTTCTGGTTCAGGTATAGGCAATGGATGTTTGTTAAGTTCTGGTGCCATGCATCAGATTCCAGCTAGGAAGCGGCAAAGATTTCAATGA
- the LOC118045669 gene encoding monofunctional riboflavin biosynthesis protein RIBA 3, chloroplastic: protein MDCASLYTDLLFPYMVTSSSFRRLLETPRGIRTGADLFKHRLLSPTCWAIGGGSASDESFLKGSENGSLLGAFDESASAPFVTLDAEITPETIDFFVSDAEGDPDCPTEGYSSIEQALHTLREGKFVIVVDDENGDIEGNLIMAASLASPQHVSFLIKNGSGIVSVGMKEEDLERLKLPLMSPETENEDSSAPTFTITVDAKSGTRTGVSASDRAKTVLALSSPETKPEDFRRPGHVFPLKYRNGGVLRRAGHTEASVDLVMLAGLPPVSVLSAIIDPEDGSIASLADIRKMAMEHNIPIVSITDLIRYRRKREYLVERSAISRLPTKWGLFEAYCYRSKLEGTEHVAIVKGNIGDGQDVLVRVHSECLTGDIFGSARCDCGNQLDLAMQLIEQAGRGIVVYLRGHEGRGIGLGHKLRAYNLQDQGHDTVQANIELGLAVDAREYGIGAQILRDIGVRTMRLMTNNPAKFTGLKGYGLAVIGRVPVFTPITDENKRYLETKRTKMGHVYGSDIRGPLAGFINPTESSTGSPEEE from the exons ATGGACTGTGCCAGCTTATACACTGACCTCTTGTTTCCCTACATGGTCACGAGTTCAAG CTTTCGGAGACTTTTAGAGACTCCTCGTGGTATAAGAACAGGAGCAGACCTGTTCAAACACAGGCTGTTGAGTCCCACATGTTGGGCTATTGGAGGTGGAAGTGCGTCTGATGAGAGTTTTTTGAAGGGAAGTGAAAATGGGTCTCTGTTGGGAGCTTTTGATGAGTCTGCTTCTGCACCATTTGTAACACTTGATGCTGAAATTACTCCGGAAACCATTGATTTCTTCGTCAGTGATGCAGAGGGCGATCCCGACTGCCCTACCGAAGGGTACTCTTCAATTGAGCAGGCACTCCATACTTTACGTGAGGGAAAG TTTGTAATTGTTGTAGACGATGAAAATGGGGATATTGAAGGAAACCTTATCATGGCAGCATCTCTTGCAAGTCCTCAGCATGTGTCATTTCTGATTAAGAATGGATCAGGAATTGTTTCGGTAGGCATGAAAGAGGAGGATCTTGAAAGACTTAAGCTTCCTCTGATGTCACCAGAGACAGAGAACGAAGATTCATCTGCCCCCACTTTCACAATCACTGTG GATGCAAAATCTGGAACACGTACTGGAGTATCAGCATCAGACAGGGCTAAGACTGTTCTTGCTCTATCTTCTCCTGAGACCAAGCCTGAAGATTTTAGAAGGCCAGGCCATGTGTTTCCACTCAAGTATCGCAACGGTGGGGTTTTAAGAAGAGCTGGTCATACAGAGGCTTCTGTAGATTTGGTGATGTTGGCTGGATTGCCACCAGTTTCTGTTCTTTCAGCAATTATTGATCCAGAAGACGGCTCTATAGCCTCTTTGGCTGATATAAGAAAGATGGCAATGGAGCACAACATACCAATCGTATCAATAACTGATTTAATAAG GTACCGGAGGAAGAGAGAATATCTAGTAGAGAGGAGTGCAATTTCTCGTCTACCTACTAAATGGGGTCTATTTGAAGCTTACTGCTACCGCTCGAAGCTAGAAGGTACAGAACACGTAGCTATAGTCAAG GGAAATATTGGAGATGGACAGGATGTTTTAGTAAGAGTTCATTCAGAATGTTTGACAGGGGATATATTTGGATCAGCTCGCTGTGACTGTGGCAATCAGCTGGATTTGGCAATGCAGTTAATCGAGCAAGCTGGTAGAGGGATCGTTGTTTATCTTCGAGGCCATGAAGGAAGAGGAATCGGCCTTGGTCACAAACTTCGAGCCTACAATTTGCAGGATCAAGGTCATGACACGGTCCAGGCTAACATCGAACTTGGACTAGCCGTTGATGCACGCGAGTATGGCATCGGCGCTCAG ATTCTGAGAGACATAGGGGTCCGAACGATGCGCCTGATGACCAACAATCCCGCCAAGTTCACTGGTTTGAAGGGATATGGCTTGGCTGTTATCGGTAGGGTTCCTGTCTTCACACCCATTACAGATGAAAATAAGAGGTACTTGGAAACCAAGCGTACAAAGATGGGTCATGTTTATGGCTCTGATATACGAGGACCCTTAGCTGGATTCATCAACCCAACTGAAAGTAGCACAGGCTCACCGGAGGAAGAGTGA
- the LOC118045668 gene encoding UDP-galactose/UDP-glucose transporter 5B isoform X1: protein MTIAIAAGMADSLLSGGVKENKLWKGVLAVAGIMTTLVIYGLLQEKIMRVPYGSNKEFFKYSLFLVFCNRITTSAVSAAALVASKKALNPVAPVYKYCLISVSNILTTTCQYEALKYVSFPVQTLAKCAKMIPVMVWGTIIMQKRYKGMDYFLALLVTLGCSIFILFPAGTEISPYSRGRENTVWGVSLMLGYLGFDGFTSTFQDKLFKGYDMEIHNQIFYTTLCSCILSLTGLVLQGHLLPAIDFVFRHNDCFFDIALLSTVATASQFFISYTIRTFGALTFAAIMTTRQLLSIVLSCVWFAHPLSWEQWIGAVIVFGSLYARNLLKSTPSKLPPSEHTQNGEAKPLMQ from the exons ATGACCATTGCAATTGCTG CAGGTATGGCCGATTCGTTATTATCAGGTGGCGTTAAAGAGAACAAGCTATGGAAAGGAGTCCTTGCTGTCGCCGGAATCATGACCACTCTTGTCATCTATGGCCTTTtacag GAAAAGATCATGAGAGTCCCATATGGGTCAAACAAGGAATTCTTTAAGTACTCgttgtttcttgttttctgcAACCGCATTACCACGTCTGCTGTCTCTGCTGCTGCTCTTGTG GCAAGTAAAAAAGCTTTGAATCCTGTTGCTCCTGTTTACAAGTACTGTCTCATATCAGTATCCAACATACTGACCACAACTTGCCAGTATGag GCACTCAAGTACGTTAGTTTCCCTGTCCAGACACTCGCTAAGTGTGCCAAAATGATTCCTGTCATG GTTTGGGGCACAATCATTATGCAAAAGAGATACAAAGGAATGGACTACTTTTTGGCTCTTCTAGTGACACTGGGCTGTTCAATTTTCATTCTATTTCCA GCAGGAACTGAGATTAGTCCATACAGCAGAGGAAGAGAAAACACTGTTTGGGGTGTTTCCCTGATGCTTGGCTATCTCGG TTTTGATGGCTTTACAAGCACATTCCAAGATAAGCTATTTAAAGGTTATGATATGGAGATTCACAATCAAATTTTCTATACAACATTGTGTTCTTGCATTCTCAGCTTGACAG GCCTTGTATTACAAGGACATCTTCTTCCAGCCATAGATTTTGTGTTCCGCCATAATGATTGTTTCTTTGACATTGCATTGCTTTCCACT GTAGCAACTGCTAGCCAGTTCTTCATTTCTTACACAATCCGCACATTTGGTGCTCTAACATTTGCTGCTATAATGACCACGAGACAG TTATTGAGCATCGTGCTATCATGTGTGTGGTTCGCCCATCCTCTTAGCTGGGAACAATGGATTGGAGCT GTTATCGTCTTTGGTTCTCTGTATGCAAGAAACTTGTTGAAAAGCACACCTTCAAAGCTTCCACCTTCCGAGCATACTCAAAATGGAGAAGCAAAACCCTTGATGCAGTGA
- the LOC118045668 gene encoding UDP-galactose/UDP-glucose transporter 5B isoform X2, whose amino-acid sequence MTIAIAGMADSLLSGGVKENKLWKGVLAVAGIMTTLVIYGLLQEKIMRVPYGSNKEFFKYSLFLVFCNRITTSAVSAAALVASKKALNPVAPVYKYCLISVSNILTTTCQYEALKYVSFPVQTLAKCAKMIPVMVWGTIIMQKRYKGMDYFLALLVTLGCSIFILFPAGTEISPYSRGRENTVWGVSLMLGYLGFDGFTSTFQDKLFKGYDMEIHNQIFYTTLCSCILSLTGLVLQGHLLPAIDFVFRHNDCFFDIALLSTVATASQFFISYTIRTFGALTFAAIMTTRQLLSIVLSCVWFAHPLSWEQWIGAVIVFGSLYARNLLKSTPSKLPPSEHTQNGEAKPLMQ is encoded by the exons ATGACCATTGCAATTGCTG GTATGGCCGATTCGTTATTATCAGGTGGCGTTAAAGAGAACAAGCTATGGAAAGGAGTCCTTGCTGTCGCCGGAATCATGACCACTCTTGTCATCTATGGCCTTTtacag GAAAAGATCATGAGAGTCCCATATGGGTCAAACAAGGAATTCTTTAAGTACTCgttgtttcttgttttctgcAACCGCATTACCACGTCTGCTGTCTCTGCTGCTGCTCTTGTG GCAAGTAAAAAAGCTTTGAATCCTGTTGCTCCTGTTTACAAGTACTGTCTCATATCAGTATCCAACATACTGACCACAACTTGCCAGTATGag GCACTCAAGTACGTTAGTTTCCCTGTCCAGACACTCGCTAAGTGTGCCAAAATGATTCCTGTCATG GTTTGGGGCACAATCATTATGCAAAAGAGATACAAAGGAATGGACTACTTTTTGGCTCTTCTAGTGACACTGGGCTGTTCAATTTTCATTCTATTTCCA GCAGGAACTGAGATTAGTCCATACAGCAGAGGAAGAGAAAACACTGTTTGGGGTGTTTCCCTGATGCTTGGCTATCTCGG TTTTGATGGCTTTACAAGCACATTCCAAGATAAGCTATTTAAAGGTTATGATATGGAGATTCACAATCAAATTTTCTATACAACATTGTGTTCTTGCATTCTCAGCTTGACAG GCCTTGTATTACAAGGACATCTTCTTCCAGCCATAGATTTTGTGTTCCGCCATAATGATTGTTTCTTTGACATTGCATTGCTTTCCACT GTAGCAACTGCTAGCCAGTTCTTCATTTCTTACACAATCCGCACATTTGGTGCTCTAACATTTGCTGCTATAATGACCACGAGACAG TTATTGAGCATCGTGCTATCATGTGTGTGGTTCGCCCATCCTCTTAGCTGGGAACAATGGATTGGAGCT GTTATCGTCTTTGGTTCTCTGTATGCAAGAAACTTGTTGAAAAGCACACCTTCAAAGCTTCCACCTTCCGAGCATACTCAAAATGGAGAAGCAAAACCCTTGATGCAGTGA
- the LOC118045675 gene encoding uncharacterized protein, with the protein MPAFSKLYLFAYNSLQAFGWAVSLYAILINFFSTHSLNGAYASAGDLICLLQTVSFLEVIHGALGVVPSGVLFPFMQWGGRTHFVLVIVRQIVEVQELPSVFITFVAWSMAEVIRYSHYALNCIGSCPSWITYLRYTAFIVLYPIGLAPGEMWTMYQALPFVKKKNLYADFFAAFPFSYYNFLRVVLLCYPFLWLNLYRYLLKQRRSKLGRHQETKKKK; encoded by the exons ATGCCTGCATTTTCGAAGCTCTATCTCTTCGCTTACAATTCCCTCCAGGCCTTTGGATG GGCAGTTTCTCTCTATGCAATTCTGATTAACTTCTTTTCCACTCACTCACTCAATGGAGCCTATGCTTCTGCTGGAGACCTAATCT gtTTGTTGCAAACTGTTTCTTTCTTGGAAGTGATTCATGGAGCATTGG GCGTTGTCCCAAGTGGGGTATTGTTCCCTTTTATGCAGTGGGGAGGAAGAACCCATTTCGTGTTGGTCATTGTTCGTCAAATCGTTGAG GTCCAGGAATTACCATCAGTTTTTATAACTTTTGTTGCTTGGAGTATGGCCGAG GTAATTAGGTACTCACATTATGCTTTGAACTGCATCGGAAGTTGCCCGTCTTGGATAACATACCTCAG GTATACCGCGTTCATTGTGCTGTATCCTATAGGACTTGCTCCTGGTGAAA TGTGGACCATGTACCAAGCTCTTCCatttgtaaagaagaagaatCTCTATGCAGATTTCTTTGCTGCTTTTCCTTTCAGCTATTATAATTTTCTCAGG GTTGTGCTTCTCTGCTATCCTTTCCTCTGGTTAAATCTTTACCGGTATTTGTTAAAGCAACGACGGTCAAAATTGGGCAGGCATCAagagacaaagaagaagaagtga
- the LOC118045672 gene encoding aquaporin TIP1-2 yields the protein MAITSIAFGSPAEAGQPDALKAALAEFISMLIFVFAGEGSGMAFNKLTDNGSSTPAGLVAASLAHAFALFVAVSVGANISGGHVNPAVTFGAFIGGHITFIRTLLYWIAQCLGSVVACLLLKVATGGLETSAFALSSGVGVWNAVVFEIVMTFGLVYTVYATAVDPKRGDIGIIAPIAIGFIVGANILAGGAFDGASMNPAVSFGPAVVSWTWDNHWVYWLGPFAGSAIAAIVYEVFFINPSTHEQVPSADF from the exons atgGCAATCACTAGCATTGCATTCGGATCTCCAGCAGAGGCTGGCCAACCTGATGCACTCAAGGCAGCTCTAGCTGAGTTCATTTCTAtgctcatttttgtttttgcagggGAAGGCTCTGGCATGGCTTTCA ATAAGCTTACCGATAATGGCTCGTCAACCCCGGCCGGGCTAGTAGCTGCATCGTTGGCTCACGCCTTTGCCCTTTTTGTTGCGGTGTCGGTCGGTGCCAACATTTCTGGCGGGCATGTAAACCCTGCCGTTACATTCGGTGCCTTCATTGGTGGCCATATAACATTCATTAGAACTCTTCTGTACTGGATTGCCCAGTGCCTTGGATCTGTagttgcttgcttgcttcttAAGGTGGCAACTGGTGGACTG GAAACATCGGCCTTTGCTCTATCATCTGGAGTTGGTGTATGGAATGCAGTTGTTTTCGAGATTGTGATGACCTTTGGTTTGGTTTACACTGTGTATGCAACAGCTGTTGACCCAAAGAGGGGTGACATTGGGATAATTGCACCCATTGCTATTGGTTTCATTGTGGGTGCTAACATCTTAGCTGGTGGTGCTTTTGATGGCGCATCCATGAACCCGGCAGTCTCCTTCGGGCCAGCTGTTGTAAGTTGGACATGGGACAACCACTGGGTCTACTGGCTTGGTCCATTCGCTGGGTCTGCCATTGCTGCCATTGTCTACGAGGTCTTTTTCATTAACCCAAGCACACACGAACAGGTCCCCTCAGCAGATTTTTAA